A region of Rhizorhabdus wittichii RW1 DNA encodes the following proteins:
- a CDS encoding peptidase M48, Ste24p (PFAM: peptidase M48, Ste24p) translates to MNMLKTTMLLAALTALFMALGFTIGGTGGAMIALVVAAGMNLFTFWNADSIVLRMHGAREVDAQNCPEFVGLVAGLARRANLPMPRVYIIDSEHPNAFATGRNPENAAVAATTGLLAILNRDEIEGVMAHELAHVRNRDTLIMTMTATIAGAISMLANFGMFFGAGRRDGGQVLATILAVFVAPFAAMIVQMAISRAREYGADRGGAEISGKPQALASALAKLANGAARIPNPVVERNPAAAALYIVPGMKRDGDSLFATHPATENRIAHLEAIANEMGVSSPSPNFAALSERRGSVSSVPRTRRRSSALDPNGRG, encoded by the coding sequence ATGAACATGCTGAAGACGACGATGCTGCTGGCGGCGCTCACCGCGCTGTTCATGGCGCTCGGCTTTACGATCGGCGGGACCGGCGGGGCGATGATCGCGCTCGTCGTCGCGGCGGGCATGAACCTCTTCACCTTCTGGAACGCCGACAGCATCGTCCTGCGGATGCACGGCGCGCGCGAGGTCGATGCGCAGAACTGCCCCGAATTCGTCGGGCTGGTCGCCGGGCTGGCGCGCCGGGCCAACCTGCCGATGCCGCGCGTCTACATCATCGACAGCGAACACCCCAACGCCTTCGCCACCGGCCGCAACCCCGAGAACGCGGCCGTCGCCGCGACCACCGGCCTGCTCGCCATCCTCAACCGCGACGAGATCGAGGGCGTGATGGCGCACGAGCTGGCGCATGTCCGCAACCGCGACACGCTGATCATGACGATGACCGCGACGATCGCCGGCGCGATCTCGATGCTCGCCAATTTCGGCATGTTCTTCGGCGCCGGCCGCCGCGACGGCGGACAGGTGCTGGCGACGATCCTGGCGGTGTTCGTCGCCCCCTTTGCGGCGATGATCGTGCAGATGGCGATCAGCCGCGCCCGCGAATATGGCGCCGATCGCGGCGGGGCCGAGATTTCGGGCAAGCCCCAGGCACTCGCCTCGGCGCTCGCCAAGCTCGCCAACGGGGCCGCGCGCATCCCCAACCCGGTGGTCGAACGCAACCCGGCGGCGGCAGCGCTCTACATCGTCCCCGGCATGAAGCGCGACGGCGACAGCCTGTTCGCCACCCACCCGGCGACCGAGAACCGCATCGCCCATCTCGAGGCGATCGCCAACGAGATGGGCGTGTCGAGCCCGTCGCCCAATTTCGCGGCGCTTTCGGAACGGCGCGGGTCGGTCTCCTCGGTGCCGCGCACCCGGCGCCGCTCCAGTGCGCTCGATCCGAACGGACGAGGCTAG
- a CDS encoding Fmu (Sun) domain protein (PFAM: Fmu (Sun) domain protein; NusB/RsmB/TIM44; Methyltransferase type 12), giving the protein MTSDSTGTPARRAALRLLDAVLRRGLPLEAAMDGACADLDRADDRGFAHAIAAEVLRRTADLDALIDGATERPLPADAKARMVLRIALAQALALGTPGHAAITTVLPLVDGGPRKLVHAVFGAVMRDGAALPDPPHLPPAVADRWAASWGKDAAEAARASLGGPPPVDLTLKPDADTADWAARLDGESLAPGHVRIAAGRRIVDLPGYDEGAWWVQDIAAAIPARLLGAGEGRRALDLCAAPGGKTMQLAAAGWAVTAVDLSEARMARLAENLERTGLAAEARIADAAAFAEGAPYDAVLLDAPCSATGIFRRHPDVLHRAGPRIVAEAAELQARLIDHAAGLVAPGGRLVYAVCSLEADEGEQIAKGFAARHPDWAIDPVATDELPQGFAPDKVGRVRVRPGTLADRGGADGFFVARFRRS; this is encoded by the coding sequence GTGACATCTGACTCCACCGGAACCCCCGCCCGCCGCGCCGCCCTGCGGCTGCTCGATGCCGTGCTGCGCCGCGGCCTGCCGCTCGAAGCCGCGATGGACGGCGCCTGCGCCGATCTCGACCGGGCCGACGATCGCGGCTTCGCCCATGCCATCGCCGCCGAGGTGCTGCGCCGCACCGCCGATCTCGACGCGCTGATCGACGGCGCGACCGAGCGTCCGCTCCCCGCCGACGCCAAGGCGCGGATGGTGCTGCGCATCGCGCTCGCCCAGGCGCTGGCGCTCGGCACGCCGGGCCATGCCGCGATCACGACGGTGCTGCCGCTGGTCGACGGCGGCCCGCGCAAGCTGGTCCATGCCGTGTTCGGCGCGGTGATGCGCGACGGCGCGGCGCTTCCCGATCCGCCCCATTTGCCGCCGGCCGTCGCCGATCGCTGGGCCGCGAGCTGGGGCAAGGACGCCGCCGAGGCCGCGCGCGCGTCGCTCGGCGGACCGCCGCCGGTCGACCTGACGCTCAAGCCCGACGCCGACACCGCCGACTGGGCCGCGCGGCTCGACGGCGAAAGCCTCGCCCCCGGCCATGTCCGCATCGCGGCGGGGCGGCGGATCGTCGACCTGCCCGGCTATGACGAGGGCGCCTGGTGGGTGCAGGACATCGCCGCCGCGATCCCCGCGCGGCTGCTCGGCGCGGGCGAGGGCCGCCGCGCGCTCGACCTGTGCGCCGCGCCCGGCGGCAAGACGATGCAGCTCGCCGCCGCCGGCTGGGCGGTGACGGCGGTCGACCTGTCCGAGGCGCGGATGGCGCGGCTCGCCGAGAATCTGGAACGGACCGGCCTTGCCGCCGAGGCCCGCATCGCCGACGCGGCGGCCTTCGCCGAGGGCGCGCCCTATGACGCGGTGCTGCTCGACGCGCCCTGCTCGGCGACCGGCATCTTCCGCCGCCATCCCGACGTGCTCCACCGCGCCGGTCCCCGCATCGTCGCCGAAGCGGCCGAGCTGCAGGCGCGGCTGATCGACCATGCGGCCGGGCTCGTCGCGCCGGGCGGGCGGCTGGTCTACGCGGTCTGCTCGCTGGAGGCCGACGAAGGGGAGCAGATCGCCAAGGGCTTCGCCGCGCGCCATCCCGACTGGGCGATCGACCCGGTCGCCACGGACGAGCTGCCGCAGGGCTTCGCCCCCGACAAGGTCGGCCGCGTCCGGGTCCGCCCCGGCACCCTCGCCGATCGCGGCGGCGCCGACGGCTTCTTCGTCGCGCGCTTCCGGCGATCCTAA